The Lepus europaeus isolate LE1 chromosome 6, mLepTim1.pri, whole genome shotgun sequence genome includes a window with the following:
- the RESF1 gene encoding retroelement silencing factor 1, giving the protein MNWNAKPESAPLPPPYSKSQPFLQQPLMSQLLNSSQGSVGYPGNQEACMYPGNSSSVSQPLLSIQNYKAPRQVPIPDVYNRTVVTSQTLVERMTFANVKGLNQPSHNLPVSSGVTQNVWVTSPVRVSVPSHSGASASHHSGLGAGASSVHGLQSQHVTTDTYSMHLQGVPSNSGRGPAGFQGNQGLSQCLSEQQVDWSQQYGSNNSTYPSYRPLPRHHSYSPHNFLQDPPVQKQNLEPLVSLQIVPSPTLQVKNLPNPSLTSQPKQTAATPSYHCAAQTERRLPPLLPRPPPPPPPPPPPAQPPLPPAYLCRYTSQPSPSTQPVNRLLSVEVPQSQETYPPGMQKDACRGFQPQWQNTSENVTPGGKFCGLKLNTNVKQPFNEPVRPSVPSVQAVAENNEEKRTDSCSSTSDPVLDTYITKEKLVRDIKTLVEIKRKFSELARKIKINKDLLMAAGCSKITNTSYSEPGKKSELHLKETAKIQPSPQPTLVAPEGSGGHLAAVGPAEDTRRTHCRVNPAIQEINCKELDQVSSVCVRELAVPDQVHDLKVLKTQGAAPSSTQPPSENFAAVEQDTPAVSETISVPQTVPNRAYVHQNKLLLDLLTQNEETQSKLLKIAPHMIQDSKANSSEVNPNTQVTDNQLTLKTGAVPGISNVNAEALGNSLCPERQSSSEGILGPSQCSVELLATCLSLWKKQPPEAVEDEQSGTSRKAVGISKPVEVCVRGSVAGNSQNRVNAQESVVSALLQNHESTSSNVTKGTELQVAVVTPLILSDVKTLSQVKEVTPDTSPDVVYPVIKEGSVCSLQSRMAENPRLPAALKVDAVGPVASTATSTKIFPLMEKEKHNEAAPGSVEGTPATDKGGAKPELGIRCPPTAQETSFEWSESSAVSDMLQIDSICSLVEGDTSYNSQIAKIFNCSPLRKVEPQELCVPSQEVTSSNQQKEQLDHTAEDDGFDFQKDKLVQGADVSPKEVRPPEPLRRPELSSSELLEPCGGVAKTSSLEHASQTESTASERWCPAAATPQDACPRETDAVGRFSAQDPPSHELDDDKTPVWYLQDQLSELLRQFPYGIEALGTRECCVHKQMTPGISDCTCEKTTEDGDSKDSADRIQITVLSSEQMKELFPEQDEEPPDDVGRVTETEQEEPVTETGNPSDLETPAKGQRSDSVTLDSEKDSVYCCAWGWLSMVYEGVPQCRCDSIKNSVPVEEKGRDGGPPLETTSCKQSEGASATDAPVTILDDLPSDPNVTLTPGEEKGNLPETQGNNTKDPDRMKQGTPVWTAKEDIDEFSPKCDRDDTKDRSQSNQNDSTKGRSQSKQKNSPRTEQEPSGQFSPGCENSSTKGVSQSKQGSSLRAEGESSGQGSSKCGSNNLKDRSQTKEKGSLKTELSARCDSNNTKGAPHSKQSSTSLRTEQDLAGHGSFKCDKKPDPLQSHKKKRKLKFHEVTFHSTNKMTAFCEKAFQGNLRKKTQTPGSIKAATGFVTHKDQCSRGGSWMQSVSPEKTKLKFKAGGSRLKYLEKRKLDVGHVLDNEVKKKKCDGQEQNRHVGSAPSSCDTTSNTHERTSVKDKTAAPTATSSDLKHGSSKFKRVITAKEYLQRQKLKEAVGSKAPKEIGEKGVPSESGHTTPNRPQPLAGSCGKSSERHSSGGLAFKESSNTSASRSKNLKNPHPEESKTHSISKSSKGKADGKQPDKTCVDKTKPDKELTHVNSDAKFGPVPPQAKDQRKSYLNRVAFKCTERESICLSKLENSPRRLSDKEQRQDDKPAVKEATEKLSMLEFKLCPDVLLKNTKPGEERKDRKPRVKEQAPVQVSGIKSTKEDWLKCVTTKKRMQEASQEIDVNPRLCKRSISALGFETLQNPAKDSKAMFQTYKQMYLEKRSRSLGSSPVT; this is encoded by the exons ATGAATTGGAATGCAAAACCAGAGAGTGCGCCGTTACCACCACCGTATTCTAAAAGCCAGCCTTTTCTGCAGCAGCCCCTGATGAGCCAGCTTCTGAACAGCTCCCAGGGTTCTGTCGGCTACCCTGGAAATCAGGAAGCATGCATGTATCCTGGTAACTCCAGCTCTGTGTCACAACCGCTGCTGAGTATCCAGAATTACAAGGCACCTCGTCAGGTTCCTATTCCTGATGTGTATAACAGGACAGTGGTGACCTCACAGACTTTGGTAGAAAGAATGACATTTGCAAATGTCAAAGGACTCAACCAGCCAAGTCATAATTTGCCAGTGTCTTCAGGAGTTACGCAGAATGTGTGGGTGACCTCACCCGTGAGGGTTTCTGTGCCCTCCCATTCCGGGGCCAGTGCATCTCATCACTCTGGCCTTGGAGCTGGTGCGTCCAGCGTGCACGGACTGCAGAGCCAGCATGTGACAACGGACACCTATTCCATGCACCTGCAAGGGGTCCCTTCAAATTCTGGAAGAGGTCCTGCTGGCTTTCAAGGAAATCAGGGACTTAGCCAGTGTTTGTCAGAGCAGCAGGTTGATTGGTCACAGCAGTATGGATCTAATAACTCAACTTACCCAAGTTATAGGCCACTTCCCAGGCACCACAGTTACTCACCGCACAACTTCTTGCAAGATCCTCCTGTTCAGAAACAAAACCTCGAGCCACTAGTCTCGTTACAGATTGTGCCATCTCCGACGTTGCAAGTTAAAAATCTCCCAAATCCTTCTCTGACTTCACAGCCAAAGCAGACGGCAGCTACACCATCCTATCACTGTGCTGCTCAGACCGAAAGAAGACTCCCCCCTCTTcttccccggccccctccccctccccctccccctccccctcccgctcagcctccccttcctcctgcttACCTCTGCAGGTACACGAGTCAGCCTTCGCCAAGCACTCAGCCTGTGAACAGACTCTTGTCTGTGGAAGTGCCCCAGAGTCAGGAGACGTACCCACCCGGCATGCAGAAAGATGCTTGTAGAGGCTTCCAACCGCAGTGGCAAAACACCAGTGAGAACGTCACCCCAGGTGGCAAATTCTGTGGCTTGAAACTGAATACCAACGTTAAACAACCTTTCAATGAGCCAGTTAGACCTTCTGTGCCTAGTGTTCAGGCCGTTGCTGAGAACaatgaagagaaaagaactgATTCTTGCAGTTCAACGTCAGATCCAGTACTGGACACATATATCACAAAAGAAAAGCTAGTGAGAGACATTAAAACTTTggtagaaatcaaaaggaaattttCAGAACTtgcaaggaaaattaaaattaataaagatcTTTTGATGGCAGCAGGTTGTAGTAAGATAACTAACACTAGTTACAGTGAACCAGGTAAAAAATCCGAATTGCATCTGAAAGAAACGGCCAAGATCCAGCCCAGTCCGCAGCCTACCCTGGTAGCTCCGGAGGGCTCAGGGGGTCACCTGGCAGCCGTGGGACCTGCCGAGGACACAAGGAGAACACACTGCAGGGTGAATCCCGCCATTCAGGAGATCAActgcaaggagttggatcaagtCAGCTCTGTCTGTGTACGGGAGTTGGCAGTGCCAGACCAGGTTCACGATCTGAAAGTTCTGAAGACACAAGGTGCAGCACCGAGTAGCACCCAGCCTCCATCAGAAAACTTTGCTGCTGTCGAACAGGATACCCCAGCCGTTTCTGAAACCATTTCTGTCCCCCAGACTGTGCCTAACAGGGCATATGTACATCAAAATAAGCTACTTCTCGATTTACTCACACAGAATGAGGAAACTCAgagtaaattattaaaaattgccCCACACATGATTCAGGATTCTAAAGCAAACAGTTCTGAAGTGAACCCAAATACCCAAGTCACAGATAACCAATTGACTTTAAAAACAGGAGCAGTGCCAGGTATTTCTAACGTAAATGCTGAGGCTTTGGGAAATTCTCTCTGCCCTGAACGACAGTCTTCCTCAGAAGGAATACTTGGGCCGAGTCAGTGTTCTGTGGAATTGTTGGcaacttgtctctctctctggaaaaAGCAACCGCCAGAAGCTGTGGAGGATGAACAGTCAGGAACAAGCAGAAAAGCGGTTGGAATTTCAAAGCCTGTGGAAGTCTGTGTCAGGGGTTCCGTTGCAGGAAATTCTCAGAACAGAGTAAACGCACAAGAATCCGTTGTGTCAGCACTACTGCAGAACCATGAGTCTACCAGCAGTAATGTGACAAAGGGAACAGAACTGCAAGTTGCTGTAGTGACACCCTTAATTCTTTCGGATGTGAAGACCTTGTCTCAAGTCAAAGAAGTGACCCCTGACACCTCACCTGACGTGGTGTATCcagtcatcaaagaaggcagcGTTTGCAGCTTGCAAAGTCGCATGGCCGAAAACCCCAGACTGCCGGCTGCTTTGAAGGTTGATGCTGTTGGACCAGTGGCAAGTACTGCAACATCAACCAAGATCTTCCCACTGATGGAGAAGGAAAAGCACAACGAGGCAGCCCCTGGCAGTGTAGAAGGCACACCAGCTACCGATAAAGGAGGGGCCAAACCAGAACTAGGCATCCGCTGTCCTCCCACTGCCCAGGAGACCTCGTTTGAATGGAGCGAAAGTAGTGCTGTGAGTGACATGTTGCAGATTGACAGCATCTGTTCCCTTGTGGAAGGTGATACCTCTTACAATTCCCAAATAGCAAAGATATTCAACTGCTCCCCGTTGAGGAAAGTTGAGCCACAGGAACTTTGTGTACCCAGTCAGGAAGTGACCAGTAGTAACCAACAGAAAGAACAGCTAGATCATACTGCTGAAGATGATGGCTTTGATTTTCAAAAAGATAAGCTTGTACAGGGTGCAGATGTGTCCCCCAAAGAAGTCCGTCCACCAGAGCCCCTGCGACGTCCAGAACTGTCGTCTTCTGAGCTCCTGGAACCATGTGGAGGAGTTGCAAAGACCAGCAGTTTGGAGCATGCCAGTCAGACAGAAAGCACAGCGAGCGAAAGGTGGTGTCCAGCTGCTGCCACACCGCAAGATGCTTGTCCTCGGGAAACTGATGCAGTTGGCAGATTTTCTGCCCAAGATCCCCCAAGCCATGAGCTGGATGATGATAAAACACCCGTCTGGTACCTACAGGACCAGCTGTCAGAACTTTTAAGACAGTTTCCCTACGGCATTGAGGCTCTGGGCACACGTGAATGCTGTGTGCACAAACAGATGACGCCTGGGATCTCAGACTGCACTTGTGAGAAGACCACTGAGGATGGGGACTCCAAGGACTCAGCAGACCGAATACAAATCACAGTGTTGAGCTCAGAGCAGATGAAAGAATTATTTCCCGAACAGGATGAGGAGCCACCTGATGATgttggcagagtgacagaaactgAGCAAGAGGAGCCTGTCACAGAAACAGGGAACCCAAGTGACCTGGAAACACCTGCCAAAGGACAAAGGAGCGATTCTGTGACCCTGGACTCAGAAAAAGACAGCGTCTACTGCtgtgcctggggctggctctCCATGGTCTATGAGGGAGTGCCCCAGTGTCGTTGTGATTCCATTAAGAACTCAGTTCCGGTGGAAGAGAAAGGCAGGGATGGGGGTCCTCCTCTAGAGACCACCAGCTGTAAACAGAGTGAAGGAGCCTCTGCTACGGATGCCCCTGTTACTATATTGGACGATCTTCCCAGTGATCCAAACGTGACACTGACTCCTGGAGAAGAGAAAGGCAATCTTCCTGAAACACaaggaaacaatacaaaagatccgGACAGAATGAAGCAGGGTACCCCAGTGTGgacagcaaaggaagacattgATGAGTTTTCTCCTAAATGTGATAGGGACGATACAAAAGATAGGTCTCAGTCAAACCAGAATGACTCCACCAAAGGTAGATCTCAGTCAAAACAGAAAAACTCACCAAGGACGGAGCAAGAACCCAGTGGTCAGTTTTCACCTGGATGTGAGAACAGCAGTACAAAGGGCGTATCCCAGTCAAAACAGGGTAGCTCACTGAGAGCAGAGGGAGAATCATCTGGTCAGGGTTCCTCCAAGTGTGGCAGCAACAACCTGAAAGACAGATCCCAAACGAAAGAGAAGGGTTCGCTAAAGACAGAGCTTTCAGCTAGATGCGATAGCAACAACACAAAAGGTGCACCCCATTCCAAACAGAGCAGTACCTCGCTAAGGACAGAGCAGGACCTCGCTGGGCACGGTTCATTCAAATGTGACAAAAAGCCAGATCCTTTGCAAAgtcacaaaaagaaaaggaaactgaagttcCACGAGGTAACATTTCACTCCACTAACAAGATGACGGCATTCTGCGAAAAAGCTTTTCAAGGGAACCTGCGCAAGAAAACACAGACCCCTGGGTCAATCAAAGCAGCGACAGGTTTTGTGACACACAAAGATCAGTGTAGCAGGGGTGGTTCTTGGATGCAGTCTGTGTCACCAGAGAAGACAAAATTGAAATTCAAAGCAGGGGGCTCCAGACTCaaatatttggagaaaaggaagttGGACGTAGGGCACGTACTGGATAATGAggtaaagaagaagaaatgtgaCGGGCAGGAGCAGAACAGACATGTGGGAAGTGCACCCTCATCGTGTGACACTACATCCAACACACATGAGAGAACCAGTGTGAAAGACAAGACGGCAGCGCCCACTGCTACGTCCTCAGACTTGAAGCATGGTTCGTCCAAATTTAAGAGAGTGATAACGGCCAAGGAGTATTTACAAAGGCAGAAGCTTAAAGAAGCAGTGGGTAGTAAGGCGCCTAAGGAAATAGGTGAGAAAGGTGTGCCAAGTGAGTCTGGACACACGACACCCAACAGGCCTCAGCCGCTCGCGGGGAGCTGCGGGAAGTCAAGCGAGAGACACAGTAGTGGGGGGTTGGCCTTCAAAGAATCGTCAAATACTTCCGCAAGCCGTAGCAAAAACCTCAAAAACCCACATCCTGAGGAGTCTAAGACACACAGCATCTCAAAGAGCAGTAAAGGAAAAGCTGATGGGAAGCAGCCGGACAAAACGTGCGTGGACAAAACCAAACCGGACAAAGAACTGACCCATGTAAACAGTGATGCGAAATTCGGCCCTGTGCCTCCCCAGGCAAAGGATCAAAGGAAATCGTATCTGAACAGAGTCGCCTTTAAATGCACTGAACGGGAAAGCATTTGTCTTTCCAAGTTGGAGAACTCACCCAGGAGGCTGAGTGATAAGGAGCAAAGACAGGATGATAAACCTGCAGTGAAGGAGGCCACAGAAAAGCTGAGCATGCTGGAGTTCAAGTTATGTCCAGATGTGCTGCTGAAGAACACGAAGCCCGGGGAAGAGCGCAAGGATCGGAAGCCTCGCGTGAAGGAGCAAGCCCCTGTGCAAG tttcAGGAATAAAAAGCACAAAAGAAGACTGGTTAAAATGTGTAACTACGAAGAAAAGAATGCAGGAAGCCAGCCAAGAAATAG ATGTTAATCCAAGACTCTGCAAAAGAAGCATCAGTGCGCTTGGCTTTGAGACTCTACAAAACCCTGCGAAAGATTCGAAAGCGATGTTTCAGACCTACAAACAGATGTACCTagagaagaggagcaggagcCTGGGTAGCAGCCCTGTGACGTGA